A single window of Psychrobacter raelei DNA harbors:
- a CDS encoding iron chelate uptake ABC transporter family permease subunit, which produces MNSSKQASTTSMPKSSSNNKDCAGSQFVSSNSQTSKHPLTAHPVQLRINPGLVFSKPVWLALLTLLVSCVLFMTLQANGNWDFVLPFRGQKLAALMIVGYCIGVSTLLFQSLTHNPILTPALLGFDSLYILIQSLLVFFLGALNMFTSQPLLKFGIEVALMVAASLFLFRLLFNRTEHSLSRLILVGIIFGVLFRSLSNLVARLINPEDFVVIQAASFAQFNITNVHMMWLSLAICLVSAWLIWRWRFQVDVLMLGRSDAIGLGIDYQGLTLRLLVVISVLVATATAFVGPIVFLGLLVCALTNRISHSMYHSERIVLVSLVSMITLVLGQTLFERVLGMAGVLSVVIELLGGMVFIGLILKQYRKQVA; this is translated from the coding sequence ATGAATTCATCCAAGCAAGCATCCACCACATCAATGCCTAAGTCCTCTAGCAATAATAAAGATTGTGCAGGCTCGCAGTTTGTGTCCTCAAATAGCCAAACTTCTAAACATCCACTTACCGCTCACCCTGTACAGCTGCGTATTAATCCAGGCTTGGTATTTAGCAAACCGGTGTGGCTTGCTTTGCTGACTTTACTGGTAAGCTGCGTGCTGTTTATGACCTTACAGGCCAATGGCAACTGGGACTTTGTGTTGCCGTTCCGGGGGCAAAAGCTGGCGGCACTTATGATTGTGGGCTACTGTATTGGAGTCTCGACACTGCTGTTTCAAAGCCTCACCCACAACCCGATTTTAACGCCTGCCCTATTGGGCTTTGACTCGTTATATATTCTTATCCAAAGCCTATTGGTGTTCTTCTTGGGTGCGTTGAATATGTTTACCAGTCAGCCGTTACTAAAGTTTGGCATTGAAGTGGCACTGATGGTGGCCGCCTCCTTATTCCTGTTTCGGCTATTATTTAATCGCACTGAGCACTCTTTATCTCGGCTAATTTTAGTCGGCATTATCTTTGGCGTGTTATTTAGAAGCTTATCAAATTTGGTGGCACGCCTCATTAACCCCGAAGACTTCGTAGTGATACAAGCGGCCAGCTTTGCCCAATTTAATATCACCAATGTCCATATGATGTGGCTGAGCCTGGCCATTTGTCTTGTCAGTGCATGGCTTATTTGGCGCTGGCGCTTTCAGGTCGATGTACTGATGCTTGGCCGCTCCGATGCAATTGGTCTGGGCATTGATTATCAAGGTTTAACCCTGCGTCTATTGGTGGTCATCTCAGTGTTGGTCGCAACCGCGACCGCCTTTGTCGGCCCTATCGTATTTTTGGGGTTATTGGTGTGCGCTTTGACCAACCGCATAAGCCACAGCATGTATCATAGCGAGCGTATCGTTTTGGTCAGCTTGGTGTCCATGATTACGTTGGTATTGGGTCAGACTTTGTTTGAGCGGGTGCTTGGCATGGCCGGTGTGTTGTCAGTTGTGATTGAACTGCTCGGCGGCATGGTCTTTATCGGCCTGATTTTAAAGCAGTATCGCAAGCAGGTGGCCTAA
- a CDS encoding ABC transporter ATP-binding protein, with translation MITINNVSHHIDHHPILNNVSLSLEDAQVIALIGPNGAGKSTLFSVMSRLQPLQSGSVQFGEYDIAHTDSKVMAKTVAILAQSNQLQGRLRVEELLMFGRYPYHQGRPTPADHQKVAEVIKKFELQDMAHRYLSTLSGGQQQRVLIAMIVCQDTPYLLLDEPLNNLDMYHSGQLMRALRSLAHEQKKTVVIVLHDINQAAQFADTVVMMKTGQVIQTGHPIEVLTQETIQDLYGVKATVIEHKGYPVIIDSRV, from the coding sequence ATGATTACCATTAATAATGTAAGCCATCACATCGATCACCACCCCATCTTAAATAATGTCAGCTTAAGCTTAGAAGATGCGCAAGTGATTGCGTTAATTGGGCCAAATGGCGCCGGAAAGTCCACCTTGTTTAGCGTCATGTCACGCCTACAACCGCTACAAAGTGGGTCGGTTCAGTTTGGTGAGTACGACATTGCACATACCGACAGTAAGGTTATGGCTAAGACAGTGGCCATATTGGCACAGAGCAATCAACTACAAGGCCGATTGCGGGTAGAAGAGCTATTGATGTTCGGCCGTTATCCGTATCATCAAGGCCGGCCTACCCCAGCCGATCATCAAAAGGTGGCTGAGGTTATTAAGAAGTTTGAATTGCAAGATATGGCACACCGCTACTTATCTACCTTATCAGGTGGGCAACAGCAGCGGGTATTGATTGCTATGATTGTCTGCCAGGATACCCCTTATTTACTGCTTGATGAGCCGCTTAACAACTTAGACATGTACCACTCAGGCCAGCTGATGCGCGCCCTACGCAGTTTGGCTCATGAACAAAAAAAGACAGTGGTTATTGTGCTGCATGATATCAACCAAGCCGCACAGTTCGCCGATACCGTAGTCATGATGAAGACCGGACAAGTTATTCAAACCGGCCATCCTATTGAAGTGCTGACGCAAGAGACCATACAGGATTTATATGGGGTGAAAGCTACCGTCATTGAGCACAAAGGCTATCCAGTTATTATTGATAGCCGAGTTTAG
- a CDS encoding FAD-binding oxidoreductase — MQLILETLINNHGFETSQIKTDAESLAHWGKDWTKHFAPAPSVIVFPKSTEQVQSVVKLANEYGIVITPSGGRTGLSAGAVASHGEIVLSLDKMNKIGEFFPADRMVEIEAGVITEQLQQFAEDKGLYYPVDFASAGSSQIGGNIGTNAGGIKVIRYGMTRNWVLGLTVVTGKGDILQLNRGMIKNATGYDLRHLFIGAEGTLGIVTKAQIKLERAPQDLTVMVFGMDKFEHVMHVLSAFQSQIDLTAFEFFDDVAIEKLMATGHVQEPFEARTKYYALLEFEAPYEPIMDKAMAMFEQCMENGWIVDGVMSQNLSQAAELWKLREYISETISVFTPYKNDVSVLISYVPEFIRDIESVVNSNYPDFEICWFGHIGDGNLHLNILKPENLSKDEFFKKCQSVNDLVFATVQKYGGSVSAEHGVGMTKKPYLNYTRSESEIEYLKALKQVFDPNAIMNRGKIFDV, encoded by the coding sequence CTGCAACTTATCCTAGAGACGCTAATTAACAATCACGGCTTTGAAACCAGTCAAATAAAAACCGATGCAGAAAGCTTAGCGCATTGGGGCAAAGACTGGACCAAGCACTTTGCGCCCGCACCCTCTGTGATTGTGTTTCCAAAATCGACCGAGCAAGTCCAAAGCGTGGTGAAGCTGGCCAATGAATATGGCATAGTCATCACCCCAAGTGGTGGCCGTACCGGATTATCTGCCGGTGCTGTGGCCAGTCATGGCGAGATTGTACTTAGCCTTGATAAAATGAATAAAATTGGTGAATTTTTCCCCGCCGATAGAATGGTTGAGATTGAAGCGGGTGTCATCACCGAGCAGCTACAGCAGTTCGCTGAAGACAAAGGCCTATACTATCCTGTGGATTTTGCCTCAGCAGGCTCCAGTCAAATTGGGGGTAACATCGGCACCAACGCCGGCGGCATCAAAGTAATTCGCTATGGCATGACGCGTAACTGGGTGCTGGGTCTTACAGTCGTCACTGGTAAGGGTGATATCTTACAGCTCAACCGCGGTATGATAAAAAATGCCACCGGTTATGATTTGCGTCATTTGTTTATCGGTGCAGAAGGTACGTTAGGCATTGTCACCAAAGCACAAATCAAGCTTGAACGTGCCCCGCAGGACTTGACGGTGATGGTATTTGGCATGGATAAGTTTGAGCATGTGATGCATGTGCTGTCCGCTTTTCAGTCTCAAATTGACTTGACTGCCTTTGAGTTCTTCGATGATGTGGCTATTGAGAAGCTGATGGCCACAGGTCATGTACAAGAGCCTTTTGAAGCCCGCACCAAATATTATGCCCTACTTGAATTTGAGGCCCCCTATGAGCCTATTATGGATAAGGCGATGGCCATGTTTGAGCAGTGCATGGAGAATGGCTGGATTGTCGATGGTGTCATGAGCCAAAACCTATCTCAAGCCGCTGAGCTGTGGAAACTGCGCGAATATATCTCAGAGACCATCTCAGTATTTACCCCTTATAAAAATGATGTGTCAGTACTGATCAGCTATGTGCCTGAGTTTATCAGGGATATTGAGAGTGTGGTCAACAGCAACTACCCGGACTTTGAAATTTGCTGGTTTGGTCATATTGGTGATGGTAACTTGCATTTAAACATCTTAAAACCTGAGAATTTATCCAAAGATGAGTTCTTTAAAAAATGCCAAAGTGTTAATGATCTAGTGTTTGCCACAGTACAAAAATATGGCGGATCGGTGTCTGCCGAGCATGGTGTGGGCATGACCAAAAAGCCTTATTTGAACTACACCCGTAGCGAGAGCGAAATTGAGTACTTAAAAGCACTAAAACAAGTGTTTGATCCTAATGCGATTATGAACCGTGGTAAGATTTTTGATGTTTAG